The window CGTATGCATTGGCACCGTACGGGATTTCGTTAAGGTACCCAGTCAGGATTTCATCTTTGGTATAGGTCTGCTCAATTTCAATGGAAAGGATGATCTCACGCAGCTTGCGGTTGGCAGTCTGTTCCTTTGTAACTAGGTCAGCGTTACGCACGTACTGCTGGGTGATGGTAGAACCACCGCCACCTACGCGCCCATTACAAATAGGAAGGCGGCAGACAACGGCGCGGGTCAGACCCTTTACGTCAAAGCCGGGATGGCTGTAGAAGTTGGCATCTTCCAGGGCGATGGTGGCCTTCTTAACGTTGTCGTTAATTTTGTCACTGTCCACGCGGGTGCGGTTTTTCTCACCAAAAAAGTTGTAGAGCGGTTTTCCGTTGCGGTCAAAAATCTTGGTGGATTCTACAATAGGGCGCTCCACCAGCTTGCGCGGGTTGGGCAGGTCGCGGACGTAGTAAGCAAAGAGTGCCGCAATGAGGACGATGAAAGCAGCTACAACCGCACCGGCTACAATGAAAAACTTGCGCCAGCTCCATTCAACCCGGCTGCTGCGGCGGAACGGGTTAAAGCGGTGCCAACCTTGGGGCGCTTTTGCGCGCATGGAAGTAGCGGAGCGAGGAAGTGTCCTCGTGGTGCGGACTGAACGCATGTTGAGTGGGTTCATCCTACCTGAGCGAAAGGGTGGGCGCTTTTGTGCCATAGTAATTGAAGCGTAACAGAAAAGTGGGTAGAGTTACAGGTATGAACATCTCTTTTAGTGCGGAAGACATTCTTGAATACGGTGTTTCCGAAATTATCGACAGCGAACGCATTACGCGTGCCCTGGAAAACAAGGCCCCGCTGCGGGTAAAGCTTGGTATTGACCCAACCAGCCCGAATGTTCATTTGGGACGCAGTATCCCGCTCTGGAAACTACGTGCTTTCCAAGAGTTAGGTAACGAGATCCACCTTATTATCGGCGATTTTACGGGCCAAGTAGGCGATACGTCTGACAAAGAATCAGAGCGGCCCATGCTTACTCCCGAGCAAATCCACGAAAATGTTGCACGCTACGAGGAGCAGCTTTGGATGGTGCTCAACCCTGACAAGAAAGACCTAGTCCATATTCACTACAACAGTGAATGGCTTTCCAAGCTCAGTTTTGGCGAACTAGTTGGCCTGGCCGATGCTTTTTCCGTCAACACCTTCATTAAGCGTGAGTTGGTGTCCCGCCGCTTAGAGGCTGGGTCCCGTGTAAGTTTGCGGGAAATGCTCTACCCCGTCATGCAGGGATACGATTCCCTTATGGTGGAGGCAGATGTGGAGATGGGGGGTACCGACCAGCGTTTCAACCTGTTGGCTGGGCGCACCCTTCAAGAGCAGCGCGGCCTTGCCCCGCAGTCCCTCATCATGAACGTGCTCATCTCTGGTACCGATGGCCGTAAGATGAGTTCCAGTTGGGGGAATGTCATTTCATTGCTGGATTCGCCTAAGGACAAGTTTGGCAAAATGATGACAGTTCCCGACGCTTCCATGGCGGAGTACTTACTCGTGTTGCCTCGCTCCATCTGGCCGTTTTCCACTGAAGAGTTGGCAGACCGTATGACGCGTGAGAATCCGCGCGATCTAAAAATGCAGCTTGCATGGACATTGGTTGCCCTGTATCACGGGGAAGATGAGGCAAGTCAGACGCGCGACGCCTATGTTAAGCAGTTTAGCGAAGGGGAACTGCCAGAGGATATTGTAGAAGTGGCCGTCTCTACCCTGCCGTTAACCGAGGGCACCATCGATATTGTCACGCTTTTGACAGAGCTTACCCTCGCCCCTAGCCGCAGCGAAGCACGCCGGCTTATTGAGCAAGGTGGCGTCCGTATTAACGACGTTGTCCAGGCCGAACCCACCGCCTCCATTACCCCTACTGACCAAATGATTGTCCAAGTAGGAAAACGAAATTTCCGACGCCTTACCCATGGTTGAACATATAGAGTCCCTCCTTATTGCCGCAGTACGCGAGCTTGGTCATGATTACCCAAGCGATGTTGTGGTGTCCGAGCCGCCACACCATGTGGCCTCTGACTACGCCGTAAACGTGGCCCTGCAGCTTGCCCGTGCAACGAAAGGAAACCCCAGGGAGTTGGCCGAGCAGGTAAAGGAAAAGCTCATGGCGAGCGGGGAGTTTTCATCTATCGATATTGCGGGTCCCGGCTTTCTTAACCTTCACCTGGACGACGCGGTCTTTACCCGTGCCCTGGCTGATTTACTAAGTAGGGAGAGCTTGGCAGGCAAGCCCACCGATAACCCTCAAAAAGTAGTAGTGGAGTTTGTGAGTGCTAACCCTACAGGCCCCCTCCACATTGGAAACGCACGTGGCGGCCCCATTGGTGAAACTATTTCCCGTGCCTTAGAGGCCCGTGGTCATACGGTGCACCGCGATTTTTACGTAAACGACATTGGTGGCCAGGCGCGTAAATTTGCCCTCAGCATCTTGCACTACTACAAGCTTGCCTTTGGACAAGAGAGCGAGTTCCCAGAAGGTGGGTATCCCGCGCCCTACATCCAAGAACTGGCTAGCCAAATTGCCGAAGCGGAAGGTGAGAGCCTCCTCACGCTGGATGGAGAAGAGCAGATTGAGGCGATGCGGAAGACATCCATTGCGTGCATGGTGCAGCACATGCGCGCCACTTGTGACCGGATGGGCATTACCTTTACTACCTGGAGCCCGCAGAGCGAGTTGGAAACCAGTGGCCGTGCCACCGCCACCCTTGAGCTTCTCAAAGAAAAAGACGCCATCTTAGAAAAAGACGGCGCCATTTGGTTGAAGAGTGGTATTCAAGACGAGGACCGCGAAACCGTGTTGGTTAAATCTGATGGTACCTACACGTACTTCTTGGACGATACTGCCTTTTACCGCATGAAGCTGGAAGAGTGGGGGAACGACACGAGTGTCTGTGTGCTTGGGGCTAACCACTCGGGTCATATTCCTCGGATGCAGGCCTCTATGGCTGCACTTGGATTGGACCCGAAACGCTACCAGGGAACGTTGTACCAGCAGGTCCAACTGAAAGAGGGGGCAGAGCGCATTAAGATGTCCAAGCGCGAAGGCAACTTTGTGACTGCAGACGAGGTGCTGGACCAAGTTCCGCGCGATGTCTTTACCTGGTTCATGCTCTCCAAGGCAGCAGAGACTCACTTGGATTTTGATTTGCAGCTTGCCAAGGATACTTCTGAAAAAAATCCCATCTACTACGTCCAATACGCCCATGCGCGCATCCACAGTATTATTGCGCGGGCAGGGGAAGTACCTACTGACGTAAGCCCTGTGCCGCTCAATGCTGAAGAGCGGGCACTTGTCCGCCACCTATCTGCTTTTCCCCATATGGTGAGCGAAGTGGCTGAGACATTCCGGACCAACCTCATTCCGGCATACCTTTACGAATTGGCTACGCGGTACCATCACTTCTATGCCCACCACCGCGTCATGGCTGATGAGCCTGCGGTATTTGCCCAGCGCCTGGCTTTGAGCAAGTACACAGCATCGGTACTGAGAGAGGGGCTAAAGCTGATGAATATTGAAGCGATGGAGCAGATGGGAAGAGAGTAGGCTTGTCTGAAAATAGAAAAACGCTCACCCGCAGGGGTGAGCGTTTGTGGTTAGCGGAACTTGGGCCAGGCCGTAACGGCGCTGGCATGGAAGCTGAAGTGGGGGCCTTTCTCCGCGCTGCACCAATAGAGGTGAAGCTGGAGATATTCCCGCTCCTCTTTCCAGACAAACATGGATTCGAGGGTGGCACGGATGAGCGCCATCTCTTGGCCTTGGAATGTCCCTAGGCTAAGGACGTTGGCCTGTTCCTCTTCCGGCACCAAGATGGGGTGGGTGGGAGGGGTGGTAATGGCGGTGGGCCCGTCTGTATTTGTGCCAAACGTGGTGAAGGCACTGTACTGGTTCCCTTGGATTTTGACGGCCAAGAAACCCACGGTAGAGCCAGCCGGTGCTGCGGGCTCCTCGAAAGGCCAAAGGAAGGCGTTGAAGAGTTGGCGCTGAGTGGCCGCCGGTGCATTGGTAACCGCGGCACGCACGCACTGCTGCTTGAAATGTGCAGCCTTGGTGCTGCAACGCCCGAGGCGGGTGAAGAGGTACTCCAAGAGTGCATGGTCGTTGGCCTCATCCAAGAGCGCCAGGAAGGCCTCGTCCGCTACGGCGTTGGAGTTGATGTTGAGTGGCTCCAGGGTTTGCACCGTTATGGGGCTGGTCAACAGGTCCACACTGCCTCCTCGCGCGAGGAGGGTGCCGATATACCGGCCGCTACTGTCGCGCAAGTGGTTGATGCTATCCTCATCGAGCTCCAGAATATCTGCGCCGTCATCTCGGCTTCTTGTTGTCAATTGTGTTTCTCCTTTTCAATCGAGGAATCGATTGCGGTAGTTGTACCAAAAAAAGCCCCTTTATACAAGGAGCTTGTGCCTACTAGATATCAAACTCGTGGATATCCTTGTCGTTTAAGAGCCAGAGCTTTTTCTCTTTTGGATTGATATCAAACCCATGGACCTTGGTGAGTTCCTTAGGGAAGGCATATTGCTGGACGTAGGAACCGTTCTTAGTGAACTCCAGAACCCGTGCCGTAGACCAGGGACTGCTGGTGGCGCCGGCATCTAGTACGTAAATGTTGGAGTACGTTTCACTGGCCACCACTGCTACGGGGTTTACCATCTTTTGTGCCAAGAGCGGGACATCTTTTACCTCAAAGGCCGGGTCTTGTTTGCCGCTGGCAAACTTCATGAGGGACCCGTCGGACTTGAGGATGTAGAAAGAGCCGTCGATAGCGAACGAGATGGCCTTCTTTAGGTCGTACTTGTTGATATCGATAATGCTTACACCCTTGCCGTACTGGGTGCCGGTATTAGGGTACTTCCAGAGGAGGCCGGCCTTGCCATCCAAAATGTAGACGTTGCCAGCATAGCTGCTGATGGCATCGCCCGCGGCAAAGTCTCCTACAGTAGGGGTGACAGGTCGGAGGTTGGTGGTGACGCCAATCTGACTGATGCGGAAAACTTTTGCCTGCTTGGTAAGGACATACCCCGCAGTGTCTGCTTCACTGCTCCGGGTGGCTGACACAATGGTGTCACTACTATCTACTAGTGGTGTGCTGCTTTGGGTTTCGGAAATTTCCCCCCGGCCGGTGCGGAGAAGGTCGCTAGTGAGAGGGTTCCAGCCGTAAAAGTACGGCAGTACGGCCACGATGCCGCGTGCGTCACCATCAAGCGGGTAGTGGGTGGATTCAGTGGTGAAGCGGGTTGTCTTGGTGAGAGTGTCGGATTGGGTGTGGATGGTGTCCCAAAGCCGGTCAGCCTCTTCTTTTTGGTTTGAAGTTGGGTCTTTGAGTGATGTCAGTTTTACTAGCGCAGTTTCTACATCCTTGGAAGCTTCAACGTCTTGTTGGAGGGAAATAGCGGTAGCGATTTTATCTTTGAGAGAGGTGACATCGGAGAGGATGGCTACATTGCTCTGGCCTTCCGTGGCGGTTTCAGGCTTGCTGGCGCCCCTGACCGTTATAAGGACAGAGAAAGCTAGAATGAAGACACCTGCCCCTAAAGCTGCTTTCTTTTTGTTCCCTGGGATGGCAAGCCAAGCCTTAGCCTTTTCAATAAGAGGTAGGAGAATGGGGGAAACGCGCGACCACAAGGTTGTGGCGTGGCTCTTGGCGTGGCTCAAGACTTTGCTTTCCGGTGTGTGTTTGGTTTCAAGCTCAAATTCCGATGACGGCACAATGGAGGCAAATTCTTCCTCCTCAGGATCTTCGTTTACCCTAGCCTCGGCGGCAGCGGCGATTGCCTCAAGTTCTGCCTTGCGCCGGTTCTTCTTGGAGATAATAGTTTCAACGACAGGGCGATTCTCTGGAATGACCACTGGTGCAGGAGACTCTGCCTGGGCAGCGACGGGTTTGTCGGAGAACTGCTCCTTAAGGGCTTCCTTCCCTTTGTTGGCAAGTTCAGTGGCCTTTGGTGCCACCTTTTCCACCCATACGCCCTGCGCTTGTTTTCCGGCAACCAAGGTAGCCGAGCCCGCCTTTTCACTTACCTCTTTAGCCTTTTGGATGAACGGGGTAATGCGGCGGCCAAATTTCTTGAAGCCGCTTTGCATTTCTTCCTCAAGCACGACGCTCTCTGCTTCAGCTTCTGCAGGGGCACTGCCAGTAAAGCGGAAAATAATACTTGAGACCGCAGGGTTCTTTTCCCGTTTGAGTTCCTTAGAGAT of the Verrucomicrobiia bacterium genome contains:
- the tyrS gene encoding tyrosine--tRNA ligase, which codes for MNISFSAEDILEYGVSEIIDSERITRALENKAPLRVKLGIDPTSPNVHLGRSIPLWKLRAFQELGNEIHLIIGDFTGQVGDTSDKESERPMLTPEQIHENVARYEEQLWMVLNPDKKDLVHIHYNSEWLSKLSFGELVGLADAFSVNTFIKRELVSRRLEAGSRVSLREMLYPVMQGYDSLMVEADVEMGGTDQRFNLLAGRTLQEQRGLAPQSLIMNVLISGTDGRKMSSSWGNVISLLDSPKDKFGKMMTVPDASMAEYLLVLPRSIWPFSTEELADRMTRENPRDLKMQLAWTLVALYHGEDEASQTRDAYVKQFSEGELPEDIVEVAVSTLPLTEGTIDIVTLLTELTLAPSRSEARRLIEQGGVRINDVVQAEPTASITPTDQMIVQVGKRNFRRLTHG
- the argS gene encoding arginine--tRNA ligase, which gives rise to MVEHIESLLIAAVRELGHDYPSDVVVSEPPHHVASDYAVNVALQLARATKGNPRELAEQVKEKLMASGEFSSIDIAGPGFLNLHLDDAVFTRALADLLSRESLAGKPTDNPQKVVVEFVSANPTGPLHIGNARGGPIGETISRALEARGHTVHRDFYVNDIGGQARKFALSILHYYKLAFGQESEFPEGGYPAPYIQELASQIAEAEGESLLTLDGEEQIEAMRKTSIACMVQHMRATCDRMGITFTTWSPQSELETSGRATATLELLKEKDAILEKDGAIWLKSGIQDEDRETVLVKSDGTYTYFLDDTAFYRMKLEEWGNDTSVCVLGANHSGHIPRMQASMAALGLDPKRYQGTLYQQVQLKEGAERIKMSKREGNFVTADEVLDQVPRDVFTWFMLSKAAETHLDFDLQLAKDTSEKNPIYYVQYAHARIHSIIARAGEVPTDVSPVPLNAEERALVRHLSAFPHMVSEVAETFRTNLIPAYLYELATRYHHFYAHHRVMADEPAVFAQRLALSKYTASVLREGLKLMNIEAMEQMGRE